From Garra rufa chromosome 19, GarRuf1.0, whole genome shotgun sequence, the proteins below share one genomic window:
- the il12bb gene encoding interleukin-12 subunit beta produces the protein MNKIVYVILQAVLQLAGSTSLRFIKPNVAALEVSDLSSFDVSLQCGEQYKGEQIYWERNGESISEIGNHIIVTIDGLHGGNFTCHRPNRDLLNYTLLLVHPVEFPKGGVLIQSIDKEFISCTARNYNGQFHCSWKWHQERIQRAVVFFKATRNSSLINCTLDSDISGLTCIEKDYCPYSEESRSINLTLLVRNLYRLEEHQRTFLIRDIVKPDKVSITKIQDNVFEWHPPETWSFPCSFFPLSYEVKVVPNNHSCDYTGSRVEENETNETHYKVKVKRAYTFCVRAQDLLTKKVWGDWNHHQQRKHRHTSEK, from the exons aTGAACAAGATTGTCTATGTTATTCTCCAAGCTGTACTTCAGTTGGCAGGCAGCACTTCGTTGAGGTTCATCAAGCCAAATG TTGCGGCTTTGGAGGTATCAGATTTATCCAGCTTTGACGTATCGCTACAGTGTGGAGAGCAATATAAAGGAGAGCAAATTTACTGGGAAAGGAATGGGGAAAGCATCTCTGAGATAGGAAACCACATTATTGTTACAATAGATGGGCTCCACGGGGGAAACTTCACATGTCACAGACCAAACAGAGATCTTCTGAATTATACACTACTACTGGTCCATCCAGTTGAGTTTCCCAAAGGAGGAGTTCTTATACAATCTATTGACAAAG AATTCATTTCTTGCACCGCAAGGAACTATAATGGACAATTTCATTGCTCTTGGAAATGGCATCAGGAAAGAATCCAAAGAGCTGTGGTATTTTTCAAAGCAACCCG AAACTCTAGTCTCATCAACTGCACTCTGGACTCTGATATATCTGGGCTGACTTGTATTGAAAAAGATTACTGTCCGTACTCCGAGGAGTCTAGAAGCATCAACCTCACGCTGTTGGTCAGAAATCTGTATCGGCTGGAGGAACACCAAAGGACTTTCCTCATCCGAGATATTG TCAAGCCAGATAAAGTTAGTATCACCAAGATCCAAGACAATGTATTTGAATGGCACCCCCCTGAAACGTGGAGTTTCCCCTGCAGTTTCTTTCCTCTCTCCTATGAAGTAAAAGTGGTTCCCAATAATCATAGCTGTGACTACACAGGAAGTCGTGTTGAA GAAAATGAAACCAACGAGACACATTACAAGGTGAAAGTTAAAAGAGCATATACTTTCTGCGTCCGAGCACAGGACCTGCTTACTAAAAAAGTTTGGGGTGACTGGAATCACCATCAGCA GAGAAAACACCGGCATACCTCAGAAAAATAA